A single genomic interval of Coccidioides posadasii str. Silveira chromosome 1, complete sequence harbors:
- a CDS encoding uncharacterized protein (EggNog:ENOG410PHQT~COG:G~BUSCO:8322at33183) produces MPMASASRLLGQQIRLCYQACPSAFTAVTLRRGFKADAGSKSRIPDFAFAFDIDGVLLRASRPLPGAARSLSLLEKNRIPFILLTNGGGMSEFERIGQLNDRLGLQLDHSRIIQSHTPFAELVAGKKEQEPLADKCVLVVGGPEDKCRNVAKQYGFKSVVTPADIFMAHPSIWPFSTGFHDYYKRFAQPISMPINGESPGNLKVDAILVFNDPRDWALDIQVIVDLLLSRQGVVGTYSDKNNRKDLPNRGYQQDGQPKLYFSNPDLLWAAAYHLPRLGQGGFAAALQGVWGALTGGPSTGVQLQSTVIGKPHQSTYEFAEKRLIEQRESSFKGADLVPLRDVYMIGDNPESDIRGANSFQSATGTDWTSILVKTGVYSGAEPAWQPKVIVNGVQDAVEWALRKSQWPVV; encoded by the exons ATGCCAATGGCTTCTGCTTCTCGTCTGCTTGGCCAGCAGATACGCCTTTGCTACCAAGCCTGCCCAAGCGCGTTTACAGCAGTAACTTTGCGGAGAGGATTCAAAGCTGACGCAGGATCGAAATCAAGAATCCCAGATTTTGCTTTCGCATTTGA TATAGATGGCGTTCTCCTCCGAGCTTCTCGTCCCCTTCCGGGGGCTGCTAGATCCCTCTCGCTTCTCGAGAAGAATCGAATCCCGTTCATATTGTTGACGAATGGCGGCGGTATGTCTGAGTTTGAGAGAATCGGACAATTGAACGATCGATTGGGCCTTCAGCTTGATCATAGTCGCATTATTCAGAGTCACACCCCTTTCGCGGAGCTGGTCGCAGGCAAGAAGGAACAAGAACCGTTGGCAGATAAATGCGTGCTGGTTGTTGGTGGGCCAGAGGATAAATGTCGCAATGTGGCTAAGCA ATACGGATTCAAGTCTGTGGTGACCCCTGCTGATATCTTCATGGCACATCCTTCAATCTGGCCGTTTTCAACAGGTTTTCACGATTACTATAAACGATTTGCACAGCCTATCTCGATGCCAATCAATGGAGAATCCCCCGGAAACCTGAAAGTCGACGCCATACTGGTCTTTAACGATCCAAGGGATTGGGCGTTAGATATCCAAGTCATCGTCGACTTGCTGCTCTCGCGCCAAGGCGTTGTCGGAACCTACTCTGACAAGAACAATCGGAAGGATTTGCCAAACCGCGGCTATCAACAAGATGGACAGCCTAAGCTATACTTTTCTAATCCGGATTTATTATGGGCTGCAGCGTATCATCTACCACGACTTGGCCAAGGAGGATTCGCCGCAGCGCTGCAGGGAGTTTGGGGTGCTCTCACCGGTGGCCCTTCTACTGGTGTGCAACTACAAAGCACAGTCATTGGTAAACCTCATCAGTCTACTTATGAGTTCGCTGAGAAACGTTTAATTGAACAGAGAGAAAGCTCCTTCAAAGGAGCAGATTTGGTTCCCCTTCGTGACGTTTATATGATTGGTGATAACCCTGAATCTGATATTAGAGGAGCCAATTCCTTTCAAAGCGCCACTGGGACCGATTGGACATCCATACTCGTGAAAACAGGGGTCTACAGCGGCGCTGAACCAGCCTGGCAGCCCAAGGTTATTGTGAACGGGGTCCAGGATGCTGTTGAGTGGGCTTTGAGAAAATCCCAGTGGCCGGTCGTTTGA